Sequence from the Natronomonas marina genome:
GACGCGTGGGAGATCATCGACCTCGTGGCCGCCGCCCGTTCCACCTCGTACGAGGAGGACGAGACGACCGACGTGTTGCTCGGCGATCCCGACACCGAGCAGAAGCACGTCACCGGCGTCGCCGGCGAGGTGGCCACAGGCCTCGCGCTGGACATCCCCGTGCTGGAGACGCTCGACCTCACGGTGAGCGCGAAGGGTGACGACGGCGTCGACCTCGTCGTCCGCGACGGGCCGTGGAACCAGACGAGCATCGACATCAAGACCTACTGGGGGACGCCGACGGGGAGTCCACCGCAGCTCCTCGTGGAGCGCGAGAAGGCCGAGGAAGGGCCCGCGGACGCCTACATCAAGTGCCAAGTGTGGGACAGCGAGTGGGCGATCGTGCACGGCTGGACGACGCAGGAACGCCTCCTCAACGAGGGCTGGGTCGAGGGGCCGCCGCAGTGGAACCGCGAGAACTGGACGATGACCGCCGAGATGCTCGACCCCATCGAGGAGCTGGACGCGTCGGACGTCGGCTGGCAGTGGTAGCCGTCAGTCGTCGAGGATCTCCATCGCCTCGCGGACGTGTTCTTGTGCTTCTTCGACGTGTTCCACCACCTCCGGGTCGAAGTCCTGTTCTCGCGCCCGTTCGACCCACGACGCCGCGCCGTCCGAGAACATCGCCAGTTTCGCCTTGAGTTCGTCTTCTGCTTCCATCTCGAACTGTCGACGTCACTACTGTCGGATAAACGCCGGCCCGCTCCCGCGAGAGGCTTATGTCGCTCCCTCGACAACAACAGAGTGCCGTCCCAGATGTTTGCCGGGACGGTCGAACTCGTATCGACTCGTCAGTCAATCACGCTGTCGGTGTCACGAACACGGTCTGCGTCCCGCGCGGGCCTGCTGTCCCGCGCGCTCTCGTGGGGTCGTTCCCCTCTTTCGCTTTCGCTGTCTCTCCTCAAAGAACTAGAGAACTAGTCGTTAGTCCGGCGTCTCAACGTCCTCGTCACTACCGTCTCCCTTCAGTTCGTCCTCGAGTTCCTCGCGACCGCGCTGGAACTCGCCAATCGACTGTCCCGCCGCACGGGCCAGCTTCGGGATCTTGTTCGCGCCGAACAGCAGCACGGCAATCAGCAGGACTACCAGCATCTCGACGCCTCCGGGGATACCGATCTGTGCAATCGATCCGATCACACTCGTTTGTCAGACGTGGAACAAGAAAAGCCGCGGGCGAGAACGGGGCGCGACTACCGCTCGATGGCGTCGTCAACGACCTCGATGGCCGCCTCAACCTCGTCTACCGTCTCCTCATCGACGTCAGGGTTCTGCGAAAGCGACTGTGCATCCATCTCTGCGCGCTCCAAGACTAGCTCCAGTTCTTCTCGCGGCACTTCCACAGTGTCCGACATACACGCGAGGCTGTGGATCCGGCGATCTTACAGGTTGCGTTCTAGAGTCAGATTTATCGTGTCAAGGATCCGGGGGAGGGGGCAACACCCCGTCGTAAACGCGCCCGTGCCAGCACGCGTGCGACGCGCACACGGCGTCAGTCGTCGTCGAGTCGTGGGTCGGGGTCACCGTCCCACTCCTCACGATGGGCCTCGCAGTACCCGCTGACGTGCCTCGTGCGCTGGCCACATCCATCACCGTGACGGTTGTGACCCCGGCACTTCCGACGCGGGAGTTCGGCCTCCTCGTCTTCGTTCTCGTCCCCACCGTCGTCGTCCTCCAACTGGCGGATCAGCTCCAGCATATCGCCGTACCCGGCGTCACGAAGCTCGCGGGCGGCGTCGAGAACCTCGTCGTCCGTGCCCCAGCCCCAGTTCCCGGAGTCGTTCGTGTCCACGGTGTAGTCCGGGAGGTCGATCCCCGTCACCGTGCAGATCTCGTCCTCTCCCGTTTCGTCGCTGGCGAGCGACTCGTACACCTCCATCGTCTTCTTGTCGCGCTTGAAGGACGGATACGCTAGTTCGCCGTTCCGCATCGTCGGGTGAATGTCGCCGGGGCGGTGGCCGATTCCGATGATCGACAGGCGGAACGGCTTCTTGCGCATCTTCCGCACGAGGGGCCGCATCAGCTCCTCGACCTTCGCGCGGTCGGCCGCGTACCCCGACATCAGGCTCGACAGCTCGTCGGCGACGAGGAGCTTCCGTTCCTGCGGGTTCTCCACGCAGTAGTGGAGCAGATCCGGGTACGCCTCGACGTACTCCACGCCGTCGTTCGCCTCCGCGAGGGAGCGGACGTTGGTCAGAATCGTGCCGCCGACGCGGAGCTTCCACAGCTCGGCGAGCCGAACGCCGGTCATCGTCTTCCCCGAACCCGTGTCGCCGAACAGCAGGAGCAGGAGGCTGGGGCGTTCGATGAGCTGGCCGAGATGCTCGTAGTCGACGAAATCCATCGCACTCCCACCACCGCCGGCGAGACCGGTTGCGTGTTCCACAACCGCGATGTTGCCGTTCTTGACGGCACGCCGGAGGTTCCGACCGACCTCTCGGCGAACCACCTCAACGTAGTACTCCGTGTTGTAGTAGAACCACGCCGGTTCGCCGGTCTCGTAGTGCGGCCGACTCTCGGGATCGTAGTGCTGCCGGAACGACTCAAGATGGCGGATCGTGTCCTCGTCGAGCAGTCCAGCCTCCCTCAGCGCGGGCAGTTCGGCGTTCTCCAGCTGTTCCCGGAGTTCCGAGAAGCTGTATCCGGAGTAGTCGCTGCTCCCCGTCATTCGCCATCACGCCCGCGCTGAGGCTCGTCGAGGTCGAAGTCCGGTTCGTCCAGCCGGTCGAACTCCTCGGCGTCCACGTCGCCGTGGTCGCGGACGATCTCCTTCACGGTCTGCTCCAGCACGTCGTCGTCGCTCATCGGCTGGGTCTGCTCCCGAATGTCGCCGAGTTCCCGGTCAAGTTCGTCGTGAACCACGTCCGGATGCGCGGCCTTGCGGTCGAGTTCGTCGTTGGCCATCGTGTCCCAGTACCGGCTCTCGACGGCCTCCACGACCGCGTTGAGCCGTTGCCGCAACACGCGTCCGCGATGAGCCCACGTCCGAAGTCGGCCGCGACACTCGTAGACCGCCGACCGCCACGTGGCCAGCTCGTCGTCGTTGAGTTCCGCTTCGAGCGCGCCCTCCTCGATGACGACGTGTTCCTCGTCGGTGTCGTAGTCCATCTCACGGACGCCCCAGTTCGCGGATCCCTCGCGGAACCACGGGGAACCGTCCTCCTCGACGCGTTCCTCCCACCATTCGGGTGGAACGAACCACGTCTGGGCGTAGTCGCGTTCGGCGTCCACCTCGACGACTTCGACGGTCTTTGGCGGCTCGGACAGCAGATCGGCGAGCTTGCCGCCAGCGATGTATCCGATGATGCCGGCGACCGCCGCGCCGCGAACCACGTCGATGAGCCACGCGGGGACGTCCAGCTGGCCGCTCATCACGCCCGCGGTCAGCCCGCCGACGATCAGGGCGACGACGCCGCTGTTGTTCGGCACTAGTTGCTTCAGCGATTCCAGAGAGTCG
This genomic interval carries:
- a CDS encoding Sec-independent protein translocase subunit TatA/TatB → MIGSIAQIGIPGGVEMLVVLLIAVLLFGANKIPKLARAAGQSIGEFQRGREELEDELKGDGSDEDVETPD
- a CDS encoding ATP-binding protein; the encoded protein is MTGSSDYSGYSFSELREQLENAELPALREAGLLDEDTIRHLESFRQHYDPESRPHYETGEPAWFYYNTEYYVEVVRREVGRNLRRAVKNGNIAVVEHATGLAGGGGSAMDFVDYEHLGQLIERPSLLLLLFGDTGSGKTMTGVRLAELWKLRVGGTILTNVRSLAEANDGVEYVEAYPDLLHYCVENPQERKLLVADELSSLMSGYAADRAKVEELMRPLVRKMRKKPFRLSIIGIGHRPGDIHPTMRNGELAYPSFKRDKKTMEVYESLASDETGEDEICTVTGIDLPDYTVDTNDSGNWGWGTDDEVLDAARELRDAGYGDMLELIRQLEDDDGGDENEDEEAELPRRKCRGHNRHGDGCGQRTRHVSGYCEAHREEWDGDPDPRLDDD